In the Ilumatobacteraceae bacterium genome, one interval contains:
- a CDS encoding sigma factor-like helix-turn-helix DNA-binding protein, whose protein sequence is MRDVPTVRSFEAFCTNEADRLARALAIALNNRELGRDAAAEALTRAWPRWAEISEYDNPAGWVYRVGLNWGRSRLRRWRRETITEVFAEVTEPAPDPDGAIADALRKLSTEHRAVVVGRIYLDWSEADLAIALGIPTGTVKSRLSRALAQLEQHLGASS, encoded by the coding sequence GTGCGCGATGTCCCGACCGTGCGCAGCTTCGAGGCGTTCTGCACCAACGAAGCAGACCGATTGGCCCGCGCACTCGCGATCGCCCTCAACAACCGCGAACTCGGACGTGACGCCGCCGCCGAAGCGCTCACCCGAGCGTGGCCCCGATGGGCCGAGATCTCCGAGTACGACAATCCGGCCGGCTGGGTCTACCGGGTCGGACTCAACTGGGGGCGCTCACGCCTCCGGCGCTGGCGACGCGAGACCATCACCGAAGTGTTCGCCGAAGTGACGGAACCGGCACCCGACCCGGACGGCGCCATCGCCGACGCGTTGCGGAAGCTGTCGACCGAACACCGTGCCGTGGTGGTCGGCCGGATCTACCTCGACTGGTCGGAGGCCGACCTCGCGATCGCGCTCGGCATCCCCACCGGCACCGTCAAGAGCCGCCTCAGCAGGGCGCTCGCACAACTCGAACAGCACCTGGGAGCATCATCATGA
- a CDS encoding phosphatase PAP2 family protein: protein METATESQDGGTRRPLATWWRSRYGAQMLVEISIVAGLLMIYRSIRTLNRTDLQTAFSNSRDIIRFESWLGLPFEDNLQGFLLDHPNFIKMLNHYYIWFHFPAAIALLLWLYLRHSEAYRSFRNLMAFSTFTGLIIHLLFPLAPPRMMDGFVDTMARYGPAIYPANPLEGAANQIAAMPSLHFAWAMIEAIAVVSVLTSRWRWVVVIHPVLMTLAIIATANHWWIDAAAAAFLVVTGIALWRVLTAWVGDRRWSWTSMRFQAGDGIKKLEDLANEPRPESADC, encoded by the coding sequence ATGGAGACGGCAACGGAGTCGCAGGATGGGGGCACGCGTCGCCCTCTCGCGACCTGGTGGCGGAGCCGCTACGGAGCCCAGATGCTGGTCGAGATCAGCATCGTCGCCGGCCTGTTGATGATCTACCGATCGATCCGGACGCTGAACCGGACCGATCTCCAGACCGCATTCTCGAACTCGCGTGACATCATCCGCTTCGAGAGCTGGCTCGGGCTGCCGTTCGAAGACAACCTCCAGGGGTTCCTCCTCGACCACCCGAACTTCATCAAGATGTTGAACCACTACTACATCTGGTTCCATTTCCCGGCGGCGATCGCGCTCTTGCTGTGGCTGTACCTCCGCCACTCCGAGGCGTACCGGTCGTTCCGCAACCTGATGGCGTTCTCGACGTTCACCGGTCTGATCATCCACCTGCTGTTCCCGCTCGCGCCGCCGCGCATGATGGACGGATTCGTCGACACCATGGCCCGGTACGGTCCGGCGATCTACCCGGCCAACCCGCTCGAGGGTGCGGCCAACCAGATCGCGGCGATGCCGTCGCTGCACTTCGCATGGGCGATGATCGAAGCCATCGCGGTCGTGTCGGTGTTGACGTCGCGATGGCGATGGGTCGTGGTCATCCACCCGGTGCTCATGACGCTGGCGATCATCGCCACCGCGAACCACTGGTGGATCGACGCAGCGGCCGCGGCGTTCCTGGTCGTGACCGGTATCGCCTTGTGGCGGGTCCTCACGGCGTGGGTCGGCGACCGGCGTTGGTCGTGGACCTCGATGCGTTTCCAGGCGGGCGACGGGATCAAGAAGCTCGAAGACCTCGCCAACGAGCCGCGCCCCGAGTCTGCCGACTGCTGA
- a CDS encoding DinB family protein, translating to MLMSFLDYFRVVLVRKCAGLNAEQLRTTVGESTLTLGRLLRHMAFVEDHWFTYTLLGDELPEPWLGADWDAQPDWEMDTADDCTPVDLAERFDEAVARSRDAITGLDPDHPASRESPSGPTSLRWILIHMIEEYARHCGHADLIREAIDGNVGD from the coding sequence ATGCTCATGTCATTCCTCGACTACTTCCGGGTCGTCCTGGTCAGGAAATGTGCCGGATTGAACGCCGAACAGCTCCGAACGACCGTCGGCGAATCGACGCTCACACTCGGCCGACTGCTGCGCCACATGGCCTTCGTCGAGGACCACTGGTTCACGTACACGCTGCTCGGCGACGAACTCCCCGAACCCTGGCTCGGGGCCGACTGGGATGCGCAGCCCGATTGGGAGATGGACACCGCTGACGACTGCACCCCCGTCGACCTGGCCGAGCGGTTCGACGAGGCCGTGGCCCGCAGCCGCGACGCGATCACCGGACTGGACCCCGACCACCCGGCCTCGCGCGAGAGCCCCTCCGGACCGACCAGCCTCCGGTGGATCCTCATCCACATGATCGAGGAGTACGCCCGCCACTGCGGCCATGCCGACCTCATCCGCGAGGCGATCGACGGCAACGTCGGCGACTGA